ACGGGATGGAAGCCGTCGACGTCCTTCGCCGGGTCGATCGCCTCGATCACCTTCTTCTCGTCGATGTGCTTCGGGAGGGGGAGCTGGACGAGGATGCCGTGCACCGCCTCGTCGGCGTTCAGCCCCGCCACCGCGTCCAGGAGGTCCCGCTCCTTCGTGTCCGCCGGCAGGTCGATCTGGCGGGACAGGAACCCCGCCTCCGCGGCGGCCTTCCCCTTGTTGCGGACGTACACCTGGGAGGCGGGATCTTCGCCCACGAGGACCACCGCGAGCCCGGGCCGCACTCCCGTGCCCGCCGCCAGATCGGCCGCGGCGGCCTTCACCTCCGCGCGGACGGACGCCGCGATCGCCTTTCCGTCGATCAGCCGGGCGGGCATGTCGCACCCCCTCAGGAAGGATCGGTGCTGAGCTTGGGCAGCGGTTTCTTCGGGCGCGCGGAGGCGGCGGGCGCCTCGTCCTTCTTCGGCGCGGGCTTGTCGGATCCGGGCACCTGCGACTTCTTTCCGTAGTCGGTGACGTACCAGCCCGAGCCCTTGAGGTGGAACGAGCTTCTCGAAATCTTCCGCCGGGCCCTCGCGCCGCACTTCGGGCACTTCACGACCGGCTTCTCGTCGACCCCGTGGATCTTCTCGACGACCGTTTCGCACTTCCCGCACATGTATTCGTAGATGGGCATGACCGCGATCCTCCGGCGCTCCGCGTTCGGTCGAAATAAAAAAGCGCTCCCCGGGCCGCGGGGGCCCGGGGAGCGCCGCAGCTTCCCCTATCTTAATACATTCCGCCCATTCCGCCACCGGGGGACGACGGGTGCATCGGCA
This region of Thermodesulfobacteriota bacterium genomic DNA includes:
- a CDS encoding FmdB family zinc ribbon protein; amino-acid sequence: MPIYEYMCGKCETVVEKIHGVDEKPVVKCPKCGARARRKISRSSFHLKGSGWYVTDYGKKSQVPGSDKPAPKKDEAPAASARPKKPLPKLSTDPS